A DNA window from Ranitomeya imitator isolate aRanImi1 chromosome 2, aRanImi1.pri, whole genome shotgun sequence contains the following coding sequences:
- the RELB gene encoding transcription factor RelB produces the protein MRHPDRTGSNGLSQQTPTLEDVMDYIDSESSPRWTFESILHTVIVSSSTPPAEPITPNWVQCPNTPEPKLIIVEQPKQRGMRFRYQCEGRSAGSILGESSTENTKTVPEIALLNCEGIHGVEVKVCLVWKDPPYRIHPHGLVGKDCRDGICEITLHPDEGQTRHSFNNLGIQCVRKKEIETSVKRRLNLGIDPYNAGMWRHHEEVDLNVVRLCFQASYTTPSGQRMCIGPVLSESVYDKKSTNTSELKICRMNKDHGRCDGGEELYILCDKVQKEDIKVMFSEGEWQACADFSQADVHRQIAIVLKTPPYHDLHIKDPAPVQVCLQRIGDGIRSEAVIFTYMPRPINAYGLGKKRQRLSSPFEDINGPDPHGIESKSNRQFRPDYTEHCNRMADFFPIHEPFSNLENMAVNMMATDEPTLHEPFLEDFPTNFNAMMPWIQGEFNDLTDPVNFENLAHAQVDTATASLVGDSLALTGEHGQDFADVAYPEDPMDRC, from the exons AAGATGTAATGGATTACATCGATAGTGAATCCAGTCCCAGGTGGACATTTGAATCCATCCTCCACACAGTCATTGTCTCCTCCTCGACACCCCCAGCGGAACCTATCACCCCAAATTGGGTCCAATGCCCGAATACTCCTGAACCAAAATTAATTATTGTGGAACAGCCGAAACAGCGAGGAATGCGGTTCCGGTACCAGTGCGAGGGGAGGTCGGCGGGCAGTATCCTCGGAGAAAGCAGCACCGAAAACACCAAGACAGTCCCTGAAATTGCT CTTTTAAACTGCGAAGGAATTCATGGCGTTGAAGTCAAGGTGTGCCTTGTTTGGAAAGACCCCCCTTATCGGATCCACCCGCACGGACTGGTGGGCAAGGACTGCCGTGACGGTATATGTGAGATTACGCTGCATCCTGACGAAGGACAAACCCGTCATAG CTTTAATAATCTGGGAATCCAGTGCGTCCGCAAGAAGGAAATTGAGACGTCAGTCAAGAGAAGACTGAATTTGGGCATAGATCCATACAATG CTGGCATGTGGCGGCACCATGAGGAGGTGGATCTGAATGTTGTCAGGTTATGCTTCCAGGCTTCGTATACTACTCCATCTGGACAGCGAATGTGTATTGGCCCAGTGCTGTCCGAGTCGGTGTATGATAAAA AATCCACTAACACTTCGGAGCTGAAGATCTGCCGGATGAATAAAGATCACGGCCGTTGTGACggcggagaggagctgtatatcctGTGTGACAAAGTGCAGAAAG AGGATATAAAGGTTATGTTCTCGGAAGGGGAATGGCAAGCTTGTGCCGATTTCTCGCAAGCCGATGTCCACAGGCAGATCGCCATCGTCCTGAAGACGCCTCCGTATCATGATCTGCACATCAAGGACCCGGCTCCTGTGCAAGTATGTCTGCAGAGGATCGGAGACGGGATCCGCAGCGAGGCAGTGATCTTCACCTacatgccgcgaccaatca ATGCCTATGGATTAGGCAAAAAGCGGCAACGGCTCTCGTCACCCTTTGAGGACATTAATGGGCCAG ATCcacatgggattgagagtaaaagcAATCGGCAATTCAGACCTGACTACACGGAACACTGCAACCGCATGGCAG atttttttccCATTCATGAACCCTTCTCTAACCTCGAAAACATGGCTGTGAACATGATGGCCACCGATGAACCTACGCTCCATGAACCTTTTCTTGAAGATTTCCCTACCAACTTCAATGCCATGATGCCATGGATTCAGGGAGAATTCAATGATTTAACAGATCCAgtcaattttgaaaatttagcgcaCGCTCAGGTCGACACCGCAACAGCCAGCTTGGTGGGTGACAGCCTTGCCCTCACTGGCGAGCATGGACAAGATTTTGCCGATGTTGCTTACCCGGAGGACCCAATGGATAGGTGCTGA
- the LOC138661874 gene encoding proton-coupled zinc antiporter SLC30A1-like, producing MEGGTADARKRPTLEEGEKAAAMVSHLLLFAVSLAVFIAQIVLSRLSDSLLTLADSAHTLSLVIALCPGLILTHLPSLPPHAKVRLPTLFSLLSPLFLSSLCLSLTLGSLGHLVNPHHSHRPALIFVAGVLGLLFNVIYMAVTGAFQGLCLAGLQPYQPRWYLVLRMLCSLAPSSLLLASSLLLHLLSHPAVHYLDPALSLVSIAIMIASAYSDIVQNGCLLLQAVPPSAKLQSLKQDLDSICDNNGHHELHIWSLAPDHSVASLHVHCSGMEEYKTILAQAKVLFKRHGIRELTIQPEFGSPGTCALSCGPACAHHSCCCSPHTLSNDLVLANVCT from the exons GGCCAACACTGGAAGAAGGCGAGAAAG CTGCCGCCATGGTGTCGCACCTTCTGCTCTTTGCAGTCTCGCTCGCTGTCTTTATAGCGCAGATTGTACTTAGCAGGCTGTCAGATTCCCTGCTGACGCTGGCAGACTCCGCTCACACCCTCTCTCTCGTCATTGCTCTGTGTCCCGGTCTCATCCTCACCCATTTACCCTCCTTGCCCCCACATGCCAAGGTCCGGCTCCCCACTCTCTTCTCGCTACTCTCCCCGCTCTTTCTTTCCTCCCTTTGTCTGTCGCTCACCCTAGGGTCACTCGGACATCTCGTCAATCCGCACCATTCTCACCGTCCGGCACTCATCTTTGTGGCTGGAGTCCTTGGTCTGCTGTTCAATGTCATTTACATGGCTGTTACTGGAGCTTTTCAAG GTCTGTGCTTAGCGGGACTGCAGCCATATCAGCCTCGGTGGTATCTGGTCCTGCGCATGCTCTGTTCCCTCGCTCCATCATCGCTCCTCCTAGCCAGCAGCTTGCTGCTTCACCTGCTCAGTCACCCGGCCGTGCACTACCTGGATCCCGCTCTCTCCTTGGTGTCTATAGCAATCATGATTGCTTCAGCCTACTCCGACATCGTTCAGAATGGCTGCCTTCTCCTCCAAGCTGTGCCTCCCTCTGCTAAATTACAAAGTCTAAAGCAAGATCTGGATTCAATCTGCGACAATAATGGACATCATGAACTTCATATATGGTCCCTTGCCCCAGACCATAGCGTGGCATCTCTCCATGTTCATTGTTCCGGGATGGAGGAATACAAGACCATTTTAGCCCAGGCCAAAGTACTTTTTAAGCGTCATGGCATAAGAGAGCTGACCATACAACCGGAGTTTGGTAGCCCAGGAACGTGCGCTTTGTCTTGTGGACCAGCTTGTGCCCACCACTCCTGCTGCTGCTCTCCACATACGTTAAGTAATGACTTGGTCTTGGCCAACGTCTGCACCTGA